A genomic window from Pecten maximus chromosome 4, xPecMax1.1, whole genome shotgun sequence includes:
- the LOC117325477 gene encoding histone-lysine N-methyltransferase, H3 lysine-79 specific-like isoform X3 gives MELKLHSPAGAEAVSYTWPLSNSDGKEGANEIIETIRWVSEDFPELETALDNNILQDYDVKSYESMKQLCDKYNRTIDSILQLWKGTSRPQKIKERPSTGLLKHILQQCYDHAVKDPERLNQYEPFSPEVYGETSFDLVDQMIKSINFSETDYFIDLGSGVGQVVLQVAAATSCKMCYGIEKAEYPAMYAEDMETQFKRWMKWYGKKFSNYQLDKGDFLCDEMVEKINNATVIFVNNFAFGPQVDHQLKLRFANMKEGAKIVSSKAFCPLNFRITDRNLSDIGAIMHITELSPLRGAVSWTGKPVTYFLHTIDRAMLEKYFLRMKNPKLKDDEDVRRDRRGRPIHLREKHTCCSGHGDSKPHEDLKNGALKKKIRALEINKNEMPALNVIKDHSYQAARNLDFDSASNASTATNVSATAEEVSQVLGGPTTRRQWSECLNKPVLEVVSPEHPPTFREESDENAVVVDIPKKVTRTRAAKTASKRLRNGQLRKETRSVGEVSSTPPVAGRKRSNLGSRARANKNKEKEKVLGLDSLNLLHTHTLMSTAASPESNDKWNDRSMVSMSNAFFKPSTQAQTVSSLETEPALQRLLDLFRHQYNKFLTFMQTPEYKSNLLLQIDQEREKQSCLKSRVAYLEKQIYGLQKDSVGQLKARMSELGIDTDCPSDFLTKAKSIVQEHKELEGQMGTLKGQVASLEAEQRKLVEIQQQVLLEKTGGINGKKNGFHKSTMQENILKEINVSYAQKKNMIHKVQELEVNLSDVHQHKLAREDDDIKGDDSPSQDSGISLTPTVPPPQSPDEAATTDNMSGKPLGSYFQSTADKSQDQSSVSADTKHTKIVTGAMGGIRLMSSCNNSLDHKPLVKDSGSIGGSASSHENHSSVKSLPYVSSSSSSSSLSAPTCKSSEGYNPGALSIRILLEASGEQVRQRNRGEIASRLAGYKSGVVKDLNQDSVVKLENGRMKKETKPGQVIDQTVNTSQSLQLTDSNQGNVLMTHNKKVKLPNGVKSSPKGVALEANRPTLPVSIPLDHQQKEQLRQKILNRTGPSKHETGDVTSQVSKQSSKTEHDAGFYSPISRPSSRGSTTESADEPGCDATANHSFSPATASNSPRGPGFNSSRHRAESKPKTTGRTSVNNTFVDNTASQAKSNNPLHGRGQRVHTDQQKFNLAEALLQMSEVRNVNKPVSPRQPSTAPSVSPKCVDNSKSPKMRYTLESYQAVDRKRLKRKKVEMLGNESKKMALSSNVGNYAPSHGILDSMLGHTSGISSFSSPDSGKSTPLVQSPLFPTARPKHKSHLNLQNVSVKDSPSKNWQAQISSGFDALVALASSELDKNREIRRKSLEGQSPSPRKSSVMPSKQHISLRDSLRRESDKRRGPKTPPGSPPRNKRGPRTPPGSPHSQKKGIKSRRNNSYSSSRSRSCSLSRTSSQTRSSRSSSRSSSYSSSRSRSRSRSSSSSRSSGSGRHRNTKVNVKKASETINKSVVSHPVMNSSMKPVTQQYSGNNSTSVPKQPAPLASNAVTGTVMNSTNYCVLNNGTSFGGGMMLMTNNQLQTGTTTSGIPQQPMTNQMPIIPSSIPSNLVVLSFTPQNNGMNNQIIGGPTATLQTSSMNQPVPQAQIPNLSEQLKQCAKQPPPPPPNNDNTQKGLTLQPAAQNIHYTNAGPVFVSTAPNFSLPDLSRPPPNMALKPPNSSLPGGGSVVTNPTGQLQMCAGGAGQPATPVFTINHRPPSITPTPIRPRSDLPPRPMTTFNERPFTPGNAGNIPDFTRPPVNLQPRLPSPAKGPHPQQGPRPQQNQPANFRGPVQIRPAISNQTGPRLDASATRFQGYTTLQPNQQTSNIRLGLFTNQGGPRQQFTGGQQNWQM, from the exons ATGGGTGTCGGAAGATTTCCCCGAGCTGGAGACAGCACTGGATAACAACATCCTACAGGACTATGATGTCAAGAG tTATGAAAGCATGAAACAGCTGTGTGACAAGTACAATAGAACCATTGACAGCATCCTCCAACTG TGGAAAGGGACATCACGCCCCCAGAAAATTAAGGAACGTCCATCAACAGGCCTGCTGAAGCATATCCTCCAACAGTGTTATGACCATGCTGTTAAAGATCCAGAAAGACTCAACCAGTATGAGCCGTTCTCTCCCGAG GTGTATGGAGAAACATCTTTTGATCTCGTTGACCAGATGATCAAATCTatcaacttctctgaaactgattACTTTATAGACCTCGGCAGTG GCGTTGGACAAGTTGTCCTACAGGTAGCAGCAGCAACATCCTGTAAGATGTGCTATGGTATTGAAAAAGCAGAATATCCGGCTATGTATGCAGAG GATATGGAGACACAGTTTAAGAGATGGATGAAATGGTATGGGAAAAAATTTAGTAATTACCAACTAGACAAAGGTGACTTCCTGTGTGACGAAATGGTCGAAAAAATCAACAATGCCAC tgtgatatttgTGAACAACTTTGCATTTGGACCTCAGGTAGACCATCAA CTAAAACTACGCTTTGCCAATATGAAAGAAGGAGCCAAAATTGTTTCTTCCAAAGCCTTCTGTCCACTCAACTTCCGCATTACTGACAGAAATCTCAGTG ATATTGGAGCAATAATGCATATCACAGAGTTGTCCCCCTTACGCGGTGCAGTCTCTTGGACAGGAAAACCAGTCACATATTTCCTACATACAATAGATCGCGCCATG ttggaGAAATACTTCCTGCGAATGAAAAATCCAAAATTGAAA GATGATGAAGATGTGCGGAGAGATCGTAGAGGGAGGCCAATTCATCTGCGAGAGAAACACACCTGCTGTTCTGGTCATGGTGACTCCAAA CCTCACGAGGACCTTAAAAATGGTGCTTTGAAGAAGAAGATTCGAGCTTTAGAGATCAACAAGAACGAAATGCCAGCACTGAATGTAATAAAGGATCACTCCTACCAGGCAGCACGTAACCTGGACTTTGACAGCGCCAGTAATGCGAGCACTGCTACGAATGTAAGTGCCACAGCTGAAGAGGTCTCTCAGGTTCTTGGTGGCCCCACAACACGACGACAGTGGTCCGAGTGTCTCAATAAACCAGTACTGGAAGTGGTCTCTCCTGAACACCCTCCCACCTTCCGCGAAGAAAGTGATGAAAAT GCTGTGGTGGTTGACATCCCAAAGAAAGTAACTAGAACCAGGGCAGCAAAAACTGCATCAAAGCGACTGAGAAACGGACAGTTGAGGAAAGAAACTCGCTCag TTGGTGAAGTGAGCAGTACCCCTCCTGTGGCAG GGAGAAAGAGATCCAATCTAGGAAGCCGTGCCAGAGCCAATAAAAACAAGGAAAAGGAGAAAGTTCTTGGACTGGATAGCCTTAATCTGCTACACACACACACGCTCATGTCGACAG CTGCATCTCCCGAGAGCAATGATAAGTGGAATGACAGAAGTATGGTCTCCATGTCAAATGCGTTCTTCAAGCCAAGTACTCAGGCCCAGACTGTATCATCACTGGAGACCGAACCAGCACTCCAACGTCTACTGG ATTTATTCAGACATCAATACAACAAGTTCCTAACATTCATGCAGACTCCAGAGTACAAATCCAACCTGTTACTCCAGATAGATCAAGAACGG GAGAAGCAGTCCTGTTTAAAGTCAAGAGTGGCATACCTAGAGAAGCAAATTTATGGCCTACAGAAAGATAGTGTTGGACAACTGAAGGCACGGATGAGTGAA CTTGGCATAGATACGGATTGTCCCTCTGATTTCCTCACCAAGGCCAAGTCAATAGTCCAAGAACACAAAGAACTGGAGGGTCAGATGGGAACTCTGAAAGGCCAGGTTGCTTCTTTAGAGGCAGAGCAACGCAAATTG GTGGAAATTCAACAGCAAGTTTTGCTGGAGAAGACTGGTGGAATAAATGGGAAAAAG AATGGATTCCACAAATCTACAATGCAAGagaatattttgaaagaaatcaATGTTTCCTATGCCCAAAAGAAGAACATGATTCACAAAGTACAGGAGCTGGAGGTAAACTTGTCTGATGTACACCAGCATAAGCTGGCCAGAGAGGACGATGATATTAAAGGTGATGACAGCCCATCTCAGGACTCTGGCATCAGCCTAACACCAACTGTTCCCCCTCCCCAGTCACCCGATGAGGCAGCTACAACCGACAATATGTCAGGGAAGCCTTTAGGCTCTTATTTTCAATCAACAGCTGACAAATCTCAGGACCAATCCAGCGTTTCAGCCGACACCAAGCATACGAAGATTGTTACTGGTGCTATGGGCGGCATCAGACTGATGTCGTCGTGTAACAACTCTCTCGATCACAAACCCTTAGTTAAAGACTCAGGTTCTATAGGAGGTAGTGCTAGTTCTCATGAAAACCATTCCAGTGTAAAATCATTGCCATATGtgtcatcatcgtcatcatcttCGTCATTATCAGCCCCAACATGTAAATCCAGTGAGGGATACAATCCTGGGGCACTGTCTATACGAATCCTTCTGGAGGCTAGCGGGGAGCAGGTGCGCCAACGAAATAGGGGTGAGATAGCTTCTAGACTAGCTGGATACAAGTCAGGTGTGGTCAAGGATCTTAATCAAGACTCGGTTGTGAAGTTAGAGAATGGGAGAATGAAGAAGGAGACCAAACCTGGTCAAGTGATCGACCAGACTGTTAATACATCACAGTCCTTACAATTAACGGACAGTAATCAGGGTAATGTGTTAATGACCCATAACAAGAAGGTCAAACTGCCAAATGGGGTCAAGTCATCTCCAAAAGGTGTAGCTCTGGAGGCGAATAGACCCACCCTCCCAGTCAGTATACCACTAGACCATCAACAGAAGGAACAGTTACGCCAGAAAATTCTCAATCGAACGGGACCCAGCAAACATGAGACAGGTGATGTGACAAGTCAGGTGTCAAAGCAGTCAAGTAAGACAGAGCATGATGCTGGGTTTTACTCGCCCATCAGTCGGCCCAGTAGCCGTGGCAGCACTACAGAGTCGGCGGATGAGCCCGGATGTGATGCCACTGCCAATCACTCATTCAGTCCTGCCACAGCCTCGAACAGTCCCCGAGGGCCAGGGTTCAACTCTTCAAGACACAGGGCCGAATCTAAACCCAAAACAACTGGTCGCACTTCTGTAAATAATACTTTTGTAGATAATACAGCCAGTCAGGCCAAGTCGAACAATCCATTGCATGGTAGAGGTCAAAGGGTGCACACTGATCAACAAAAATTTAACTTAGCAGAGGCTTTGCTTCAAATGTCAGAAGTTAGGAATGTCAACAAACCAGTATCCCCTCGACAGCCTTCCACAGCCCCTAGTGTATCGCCAAAGTGTGTAGACAATTCTAAGTCACCTAAAATGCGGTACACTCTGGAGAGCTATCAGGCTGTAGACAGGAAACGACTGAAACGGAAGAAAGTGGAAATGCTTGGAAATGAGAGTAAAAAGATGGCCTTGTCCTCAAATGTTGGGAATTATGCACCTTCTCATGGGATTTTGGACAGTATGTTGGGTCACACTTCAGGAATAAGTTCTTTCTCATCTCCTGACTCTGGGAAATCCACACCACTTGTACAGAGTCCATTGTTCCCAACAGCTCGGCCAAAACACAAAA GTCATTTAAATCTTCAAAATGTCAGTGTTAAAGATTCACCAAGTAAGAATTGGCAAGCTCAGATTAGCAGTGGTTTTGATGCCTTGGTTGCTTTAGCTTCATCCGAATTAGATAAAAATCGTGAAATTCGCAGGAAAAGTTTAGAAGGACAAAGTCCTAGTCCACGAAAATCTTCAGTGATGCCATCTAAGCAACATATCTCTCTAAGGGACTCATTGCGAAGGGAGAGTGATAAAAGGCGGGGTCCAAAAACCCCACCTGGGTCTCCACCCAGAAATAAACGTGGTCCAAGAACTCCTCCAGGATCCCCACATTCACAGAAAAAGGGAATCAAAAGTCGGAGAAATAATAGTTATAGTTCAAGTCGTAGCCGAAGTTGTAGTCTTTCCAGAACTTCTAGTCAAACACGGAGCAGCAGGAGCAGCTCCCGTAGTAGCAGTTACTCCAGCAGTAGAAGCAGGAGTCGATCTCGGAGCTCGTCATCGAGTCGGAGTTCTGGGAGTGGGCGCCACAGAAACACTAAAGTAAATGTGAAGAAGGCTAGTGAAACCATAAACAAATCCGTGGTATCTCACCCTGTGATGAACTCCAGCATGAAACCAGTGACCCAGCAATACTCAGGAAATAACAGTACAAGTGTGCCAAAACAGCCTGCACCTCTAGCTAGCAATGCTGTGACTGGCACAGTGATGAACAGTACAAACTATTGTGTTTTGAATAATGGTACCTCGTTTGGGGGAGGTATGATGCTGATGACCAACAACCAGCTTCAAACGGGTACCACCACATCTGGTATTCCACAGCAACCCATGACCAATCAAATGCCAATAATTCCTTCATCTATACCTAGTAATTTGGTTGTGTTGTCGTTCACTCCACAGAACAATGGGATGAACAATCAGATAATTGGGGGTCCTACAGCCACTCTTCAGACTAGTTCCATGAACCAACCTGTACCCCAGGCCCAGATACCTAATCTCTCTGAACAGTTAAAACAATGTGCTAAACAGCCTCCTCCACCCCCACCAAACAACGACAATACTCAGAAGGGATTGACCCTACAGCCAGCAGCACAAAATATCCACTACACAAATGCAGGGCCAGTGTTTGTTTCCACAGCTCCAAACTTCAGTCTGCCTGACCTCAGCAGACCACCGCCCAATATGGCCCTGAAGCCACCCAACTCAAGTCTTCCAGGGGGTGGGAGTGTGGTGACTAATCCAACAGGCCAGCTACAGATGTGTGCAGGTGGGGCAGGGCAGCCTGCCACGCCCGTCTTCACCATCAATCACCGTCCCCCTTCCATAACCCCCACTCCTATAAGGCCCCGATCTGATCTACCTCCCAGGCCAATGACCACATTCAATGAACGGCCTTTTACACCAGGCAATGCAGGCAATATACCCGACTTCACTCGACCACCAGTCAATCTGCAGCCAAGACTGCCTTCTCCTGCTAAAGGCCCACACCCACAGCAGGGACCCAGGCCGCAACAGAATCAACCAGCCAATTTCCGTGGGCCCGTACAAATCCGTCCAGCTATATCCAACCAAACTGGTCCTAGGTTAGATGCCTCAGCCACGAGGTTCCAGGGCTATACCACCCTACAGCCCAACCAGCAGACTAGCAACATCAGGCTGGGACTGTTTACTAACCAGGGTGGACCCAGGCAGCAGTTCACGGGTGGACAGCAAA ATTGGCAAATGTGA
- the LOC117325477 gene encoding histone-lysine N-methyltransferase, H3 lysine-79 specific-like isoform X1, with translation MELKLHSPAGAEAVSYTWPLSNSDGKEGANEIIETIRWVSEDFPELETALDNNILQDYDVKSYESMKQLCDKYNRTIDSILQLWKGTSRPQKIKERPSTGLLKHILQQCYDHAVKDPERLNQYEPFSPEVYGETSFDLVDQMIKSINFSETDYFIDLGSGVGQVVLQVAAATSCKMCYGIEKAEYPAMYAEDMETQFKRWMKWYGKKFSNYQLDKGDFLCDEMVEKINNATVIFVNNFAFGPQVDHQLKLRFANMKEGAKIVSSKAFCPLNFRITDRNLSDIGAIMHITELSPLRGAVSWTGKPVTYFLHTIDRAMLEKYFLRMKNPKLKDDEDVRRDRRGRPIHLREKHTCCSGHGDSKPHEDLKNGALKKKIRALEINKNEMPALNVIKDHSYQAARNLDFDSASNASTATNVSATAEEVSQVLGGPTTRRQWSECLNKPVLEVVSPEHPPTFREESDENAVVVDIPKKVTRTRAAKTASKRLRNGQLRKETRSVGEVSSTPPVAGRKRSNLGSRARANKNKEKEKVLGLDSLNLLHTHTLMSTAASPESNDKWNDRSMVSMSNAFFKPSTQAQTVSSLETEPALQRLLDLFRHQYNKFLTFMQTPEYKSNLLLQIDQEREKQSCLKSRVAYLEKQIYGLQKDSVGQLKARMSEIHFISQLGIDTDCPSDFLTKAKSIVQEHKELEGQMGTLKGQVASLEAEQRKLVEIQQQVLLEKTGGINGKKNGFHKSTMQENILKEINVSYAQKKNMIHKVQELEVNLSDVHQHKLAREDDDIKGDDSPSQDSGISLTPTVPPPQSPDEAATTDNMSGKPLGSYFQSTADKSQDQSSVSADTKHTKIVTGAMGGIRLMSSCNNSLDHKPLVKDSGSIGGSASSHENHSSVKSLPYVSSSSSSSSLSAPTCKSSEGYNPGALSIRILLEASGEQVRQRNRGEIASRLAGYKSGVVKDLNQDSVVKLENGRMKKETKPGQVIDQTVNTSQSLQLTDSNQGNVLMTHNKKVKLPNGVKSSPKGVALEANRPTLPVSIPLDHQQKEQLRQKILNRTGPSKHETGDVTSQVSKQSSKTEHDAGFYSPISRPSSRGSTTESADEPGCDATANHSFSPATASNSPRGPGFNSSRHRAESKPKTTGRTSVNNTFVDNTASQAKSNNPLHGRGQRVHTDQQKFNLAEALLQMSEVRNVNKPVSPRQPSTAPSVSPKCVDNSKSPKMRYTLESYQAVDRKRLKRKKVEMLGNESKKMALSSNVGNYAPSHGILDSMLGHTSGISSFSSPDSGKSTPLVQSPLFPTARPKHKSHLNLQNVSVKDSPSKNWQAQISSGFDALVALASSELDKNREIRRKSLEGQSPSPRKSSVMPSKQHISLRDSLRRESDKRRGPKTPPGSPPRNKRGPRTPPGSPHSQKKGIKSRRNNSYSSSRSRSCSLSRTSSQTRSSRSSSRSSSYSSSRSRSRSRSSSSSRSSGSGRHRNTKVNVKKASETINKSVVSHPVMNSSMKPVTQQYSGNNSTSVPKQPAPLASNAVTGTVMNSTNYCVLNNGTSFGGGMMLMTNNQLQTGTTTSGIPQQPMTNQMPIIPSSIPSNLVVLSFTPQNNGMNNQIIGGPTATLQTSSMNQPVPQAQIPNLSEQLKQCAKQPPPPPPNNDNTQKGLTLQPAAQNIHYTNAGPVFVSTAPNFSLPDLSRPPPNMALKPPNSSLPGGGSVVTNPTGQLQMCAGGAGQPATPVFTINHRPPSITPTPIRPRSDLPPRPMTTFNERPFTPGNAGNIPDFTRPPVNLQPRLPSPAKGPHPQQGPRPQQNQPANFRGPVQIRPAISNQTGPRLDASATRFQGYTTLQPNQQTSNIRLGLFTNQGGPRQQFTGGQQNWQM, from the exons ATGGGTGTCGGAAGATTTCCCCGAGCTGGAGACAGCACTGGATAACAACATCCTACAGGACTATGATGTCAAGAG tTATGAAAGCATGAAACAGCTGTGTGACAAGTACAATAGAACCATTGACAGCATCCTCCAACTG TGGAAAGGGACATCACGCCCCCAGAAAATTAAGGAACGTCCATCAACAGGCCTGCTGAAGCATATCCTCCAACAGTGTTATGACCATGCTGTTAAAGATCCAGAAAGACTCAACCAGTATGAGCCGTTCTCTCCCGAG GTGTATGGAGAAACATCTTTTGATCTCGTTGACCAGATGATCAAATCTatcaacttctctgaaactgattACTTTATAGACCTCGGCAGTG GCGTTGGACAAGTTGTCCTACAGGTAGCAGCAGCAACATCCTGTAAGATGTGCTATGGTATTGAAAAAGCAGAATATCCGGCTATGTATGCAGAG GATATGGAGACACAGTTTAAGAGATGGATGAAATGGTATGGGAAAAAATTTAGTAATTACCAACTAGACAAAGGTGACTTCCTGTGTGACGAAATGGTCGAAAAAATCAACAATGCCAC tgtgatatttgTGAACAACTTTGCATTTGGACCTCAGGTAGACCATCAA CTAAAACTACGCTTTGCCAATATGAAAGAAGGAGCCAAAATTGTTTCTTCCAAAGCCTTCTGTCCACTCAACTTCCGCATTACTGACAGAAATCTCAGTG ATATTGGAGCAATAATGCATATCACAGAGTTGTCCCCCTTACGCGGTGCAGTCTCTTGGACAGGAAAACCAGTCACATATTTCCTACATACAATAGATCGCGCCATG ttggaGAAATACTTCCTGCGAATGAAAAATCCAAAATTGAAA GATGATGAAGATGTGCGGAGAGATCGTAGAGGGAGGCCAATTCATCTGCGAGAGAAACACACCTGCTGTTCTGGTCATGGTGACTCCAAA CCTCACGAGGACCTTAAAAATGGTGCTTTGAAGAAGAAGATTCGAGCTTTAGAGATCAACAAGAACGAAATGCCAGCACTGAATGTAATAAAGGATCACTCCTACCAGGCAGCACGTAACCTGGACTTTGACAGCGCCAGTAATGCGAGCACTGCTACGAATGTAAGTGCCACAGCTGAAGAGGTCTCTCAGGTTCTTGGTGGCCCCACAACACGACGACAGTGGTCCGAGTGTCTCAATAAACCAGTACTGGAAGTGGTCTCTCCTGAACACCCTCCCACCTTCCGCGAAGAAAGTGATGAAAAT GCTGTGGTGGTTGACATCCCAAAGAAAGTAACTAGAACCAGGGCAGCAAAAACTGCATCAAAGCGACTGAGAAACGGACAGTTGAGGAAAGAAACTCGCTCag TTGGTGAAGTGAGCAGTACCCCTCCTGTGGCAG GGAGAAAGAGATCCAATCTAGGAAGCCGTGCCAGAGCCAATAAAAACAAGGAAAAGGAGAAAGTTCTTGGACTGGATAGCCTTAATCTGCTACACACACACACGCTCATGTCGACAG CTGCATCTCCCGAGAGCAATGATAAGTGGAATGACAGAAGTATGGTCTCCATGTCAAATGCGTTCTTCAAGCCAAGTACTCAGGCCCAGACTGTATCATCACTGGAGACCGAACCAGCACTCCAACGTCTACTGG ATTTATTCAGACATCAATACAACAAGTTCCTAACATTCATGCAGACTCCAGAGTACAAATCCAACCTGTTACTCCAGATAGATCAAGAACGG GAGAAGCAGTCCTGTTTAAAGTCAAGAGTGGCATACCTAGAGAAGCAAATTTATGGCCTACAGAAAGATAGTGTTGGACAACTGAAGGCACGGATGAGTGAA ATCCACTTTATTTCCCAGCTTGGCATAGATACGGATTGTCCCTCTGATTTCCTCACCAAGGCCAAGTCAATAGTCCAAGAACACAAAGAACTGGAGGGTCAGATGGGAACTCTGAAAGGCCAGGTTGCTTCTTTAGAGGCAGAGCAACGCAAATTG GTGGAAATTCAACAGCAAGTTTTGCTGGAGAAGACTGGTGGAATAAATGGGAAAAAG AATGGATTCCACAAATCTACAATGCAAGagaatattttgaaagaaatcaATGTTTCCTATGCCCAAAAGAAGAACATGATTCACAAAGTACAGGAGCTGGAGGTAAACTTGTCTGATGTACACCAGCATAAGCTGGCCAGAGAGGACGATGATATTAAAGGTGATGACAGCCCATCTCAGGACTCTGGCATCAGCCTAACACCAACTGTTCCCCCTCCCCAGTCACCCGATGAGGCAGCTACAACCGACAATATGTCAGGGAAGCCTTTAGGCTCTTATTTTCAATCAACAGCTGACAAATCTCAGGACCAATCCAGCGTTTCAGCCGACACCAAGCATACGAAGATTGTTACTGGTGCTATGGGCGGCATCAGACTGATGTCGTCGTGTAACAACTCTCTCGATCACAAACCCTTAGTTAAAGACTCAGGTTCTATAGGAGGTAGTGCTAGTTCTCATGAAAACCATTCCAGTGTAAAATCATTGCCATATGtgtcatcatcgtcatcatcttCGTCATTATCAGCCCCAACATGTAAATCCAGTGAGGGATACAATCCTGGGGCACTGTCTATACGAATCCTTCTGGAGGCTAGCGGGGAGCAGGTGCGCCAACGAAATAGGGGTGAGATAGCTTCTAGACTAGCTGGATACAAGTCAGGTGTGGTCAAGGATCTTAATCAAGACTCGGTTGTGAAGTTAGAGAATGGGAGAATGAAGAAGGAGACCAAACCTGGTCAAGTGATCGACCAGACTGTTAATACATCACAGTCCTTACAATTAACGGACAGTAATCAGGGTAATGTGTTAATGACCCATAACAAGAAGGTCAAACTGCCAAATGGGGTCAAGTCATCTCCAAAAGGTGTAGCTCTGGAGGCGAATAGACCCACCCTCCCAGTCAGTATACCACTAGACCATCAACAGAAGGAACAGTTACGCCAGAAAATTCTCAATCGAACGGGACCCAGCAAACATGAGACAGGTGATGTGACAAGTCAGGTGTCAAAGCAGTCAAGTAAGACAGAGCATGATGCTGGGTTTTACTCGCCCATCAGTCGGCCCAGTAGCCGTGGCAGCACTACAGAGTCGGCGGATGAGCCCGGATGTGATGCCACTGCCAATCACTCATTCAGTCCTGCCACAGCCTCGAACAGTCCCCGAGGGCCAGGGTTCAACTCTTCAAGACACAGGGCCGAATCTAAACCCAAAACAACTGGTCGCACTTCTGTAAATAATACTTTTGTAGATAATACAGCCAGTCAGGCCAAGTCGAACAATCCATTGCATGGTAGAGGTCAAAGGGTGCACACTGATCAACAAAAATTTAACTTAGCAGAGGCTTTGCTTCAAATGTCAGAAGTTAGGAATGTCAACAAACCAGTATCCCCTCGACAGCCTTCCACAGCCCCTAGTGTATCGCCAAAGTGTGTAGACAATTCTAAGTCACCTAAAATGCGGTACACTCTGGAGAGCTATCAGGCTGTAGACAGGAAACGACTGAAACGGAAGAAAGTGGAAATGCTTGGAAATGAGAGTAAAAAGATGGCCTTGTCCTCAAATGTTGGGAATTATGCACCTTCTCATGGGATTTTGGACAGTATGTTGGGTCACACTTCAGGAATAAGTTCTTTCTCATCTCCTGACTCTGGGAAATCCACACCACTTGTACAGAGTCCATTGTTCCCAACAGCTCGGCCAAAACACAAAA GTCATTTAAATCTTCAAAATGTCAGTGTTAAAGATTCACCAAGTAAGAATTGGCAAGCTCAGATTAGCAGTGGTTTTGATGCCTTGGTTGCTTTAGCTTCATCCGAATTAGATAAAAATCGTGAAATTCGCAGGAAAAGTTTAGAAGGACAAAGTCCTAGTCCACGAAAATCTTCAGTGATGCCATCTAAGCAACATATCTCTCTAAGGGACTCATTGCGAAGGGAGAGTGATAAAAGGCGGGGTCCAAAAACCCCACCTGGGTCTCCACCCAGAAATAAACGTGGTCCAAGAACTCCTCCAGGATCCCCACATTCACAGAAAAAGGGAATCAAAAGTCGGAGAAATAATAGTTATAGTTCAAGTCGTAGCCGAAGTTGTAGTCTTTCCAGAACTTCTAGTCAAACACGGAGCAGCAGGAGCAGCTCCCGTAGTAGCAGTTACTCCAGCAGTAGAAGCAGGAGTCGATCTCGGAGCTCGTCATCGAGTCGGAGTTCTGGGAGTGGGCGCCACAGAAACACTAAAGTAAATGTGAAGAAGGCTAGTGAAACCATAAACAAATCCGTGGTATCTCACCCTGTGATGAACTCCAGCATGAAACCAGTGACCCAGCAATACTCAGGAAATAACAGTACAAGTGTGCCAAAACAGCCTGCACCTCTAGCTAGCAATGCTGTGACTGGCACAGTGATGAACAGTACAAACTATTGTGTTTTGAATAATGGTACCTCGTTTGGGGGAGGTATGATGCTGATGACCAACAACCAGCTTCAAACGGGTACCACCACATCTGGTATTCCACAGCAACCCATGACCAATCAAATGCCAATAATTCCTTCATCTATACCTAGTAATTTGGTTGTGTTGTCGTTCACTCCACAGAACAATGGGATGAACAATCAGATAATTGGGGGTCCTACAGCCACTCTTCAGACTAGTTCCATGAACCAACCTGTACCCCAGGCCCAGATACCTAATCTCTCTGAACAGTTAAAACAATGTGCTAAACAGCCTCCTCCACCCCCACCAAACAACGACAATACTCAGAAGGGATTGACCCTACAGCCAGCAGCACAAAATATCCACTACACAAATGCAGGGCCAGTGTTTGTTTCCACAGCTCCAAACTTCAGTCTGCCTGACCTCAGCAGACCACCGCCCAATATGGCCCTGAAGCCACCCAACTCAAGTCTTCCAGGGGGTGGGAGTGTGGTGACTAATCCAACAGGCCAGCTACAGATGTGTGCAGGTGGGGCAGGGCAGCCTGCCACGCCCGTCTTCACCATCAATCACCGTCCCCCTTCCATAACCCCCACTCCTATAAGGCCCCGATCTGATCTACCTCCCAGGCCAATGACCACATTCAATGAACGGCCTTTTACACCAGGCAATGCAGGCAATATACCCGACTTCACTCGACCACCAGTCAATCTGCAGCCAAGACTGCCTTCTCCTGCTAAAGGCCCACACCCACAGCAGGGACCCAGGCCGCAACAGAATCAACCAGCCAATTTCCGTGGGCCCGTACAAATCCGTCCAGCTATATCCAACCAAACTGGTCCTAGGTTAGATGCCTCAGCCACGAGGTTCCAGGGCTATACCACCCTACAGCCCAACCAGCAGACTAGCAACATCAGGCTGGGACTGTTTACTAACCAGGGTGGACCCAGGCAGCAGTTCACGGGTGGACAGCAAA ATTGGCAAATGTGA